A single Nitrososphaerales archaeon DNA region contains:
- a CDS encoding oxaloacetate decarboxylase: protein MNKAKDLRRLLEGPGIIIAPGATDAFVARIIESLGFKAIYVTGAGIANTLGFPDIGLTTMNEVVDRAKIIARAVDVPVISDADTGYGNAINVMRTVREFIDAGVAAIHIEDQVMPKRCGHFEGKSVISKEEMVGKIRAAVEARGDDDLVIIARTDARDVYGIDDAIERGNLYAKAGADMIFVESPRSIDELKRIASEVKAPLLVNMVEGGKTPLIPASDLEKMGFKVVIYPNTALRAAGYAVREALRVLRDEGVTTSILNRLLSWDERQNLVRLPYYRELERKYLSV from the coding sequence ATGAATAAAGCAAAGGATTTAAGAAGGCTCCTTGAAGGGCCTGGGATCATAATCGCACCTGGCGCTACCGATGCATTCGTGGCAAGGATCATAGAGAGCCTGGGCTTTAAAGCGATTTACGTGACTGGTGCAGGTATAGCGAATACCTTGGGCTTTCCAGATATAGGCCTTACTACGATGAATGAAGTTGTAGATAGAGCTAAGATCATTGCAAGGGCTGTAGATGTACCTGTGATATCGGATGCAGATACGGGGTATGGTAACGCGATCAACGTGATGAGGACTGTGAGGGAGTTTATAGATGCTGGTGTCGCCGCGATTCATATAGAGGATCAGGTGATGCCTAAACGGTGTGGACACTTTGAAGGTAAGAGCGTTATATCAAAAGAAGAGATGGTAGGTAAGATAAGAGCAGCTGTAGAAGCGAGAGGTGATGACGATCTTGTGATCATAGCGAGGACCGATGCGAGGGATGTGTATGGTATCGATGATGCGATAGAGCGAGGCAACCTTTACGCTAAGGCGGGTGCCGATATGATCTTCGTAGAGTCGCCAAGGAGCATCGATGAATTGAAGAGGATAGCGAGTGAAGTAAAAGCTCCTTTACTTGTAAATATGGTGGAGGGAGGTAAAACACCTTTAATACCAGCGAGTGATCTTGAGAAGATGGGCTTCAAGGTAGTGATATATCCGAATACTGCCTTGAGGGCTGCGGGTTATGCGGTAAGGGAGGCTTTAAGAGTACTGAGAGATGAAGGCGTAACGACATCTATATTGAATAGGCTTTTAAGTTGGGATGAAAGGCAGAACCTGGTCAGATTGCCCTATTACAGAGAGCTCGAGAGAAAGTATCTGAGTGTATAG
- a CDS encoding fumarylacetoacetate hydrolase family protein — protein sequence MVSKDLVEKIAIELLMAEDNRSPIEPISSRYPELTIDDAYKVQMSIIEKKIQRGDTIIGRKIGLVSRAAQKTFGIHEPVYGHLMKSMVLLEGEVVKMDKLIQPMIEAEMAFILGRDLKGPVTVAEILASTIGILPAIEVVDSRIKDWKVKIQDMVADNVAGAHVILGGRLTDIYEVDLRHIGLVFEKNGEVLTTAAGASVFGNPAYAVTWLVNKLSEHGITMRAGEVVISGSLIGAWPVKSGDNFRATFDRLGSVSVRFL from the coding sequence TTGGTCAGTAAAGATCTGGTTGAGAAGATCGCGATCGAATTATTGATGGCTGAAGATAATCGTTCGCCTATAGAACCCATTTCTTCCAGATACCCCGAGCTCACGATCGATGATGCGTATAAAGTCCAGATGAGCATTATAGAGAAAAAGATCCAACGTGGCGATACTATCATCGGTAGGAAGATCGGTTTAGTTTCACGTGCTGCACAAAAGACCTTCGGTATTCATGAGCCGGTCTACGGCCATTTAATGAAGAGTATGGTACTTTTAGAAGGTGAGGTGGTAAAGATGGATAAACTCATACAACCTATGATCGAGGCTGAAATGGCATTTATTTTGGGCAGAGATCTTAAAGGGCCAGTCACCGTTGCTGAAATCTTGGCTTCGACCATAGGTATTCTTCCAGCTATCGAAGTTGTCGATAGTCGAATCAAGGACTGGAAGGTAAAGATACAAGATATGGTAGCAGATAACGTTGCGGGCGCCCATGTGATATTGGGCGGGAGGCTTACAGATATCTATGAAGTCGATTTAAGACATATCGGTTTAGTCTTTGAGAAGAATGGTGAAGTCCTCACCACGGCAGCGGGTGCATCCGTCTTCGGTAATCCAGCCTATGCCGTCACATGGTTGGTGAATAAACTTTCGGAGCATGGTATTACAATGAGGGCTGGTGAAGTCGTAATCTCGGGCTCGCTGATTGGAGCGTGGCCCGTAAAGTCAGGAGATAACTTTAGGGCTACCTTCGATCGGCTCGGCTCTGTGAGTGTGAGATTCTTATAA